From Oryzias melastigma strain HK-1 linkage group LG17, ASM292280v2, whole genome shotgun sequence:
gtcgtaaatattacataattttcgggttactcaaagtgtgttgcagcacagcgttgccagtcataaccatggacgacgagaagctgatcatagagatccagcactactctatctgggctgagctttcacaggctgtggctggagcagcagccagtgtaagccatcggctgtagctagtccactcccgcaACGCAACAGAGCCATGACGGTAGCGGTGTAAGCCCAGGGTAAGAGGGATAAAGGCACAGAAAGCTCCAGAATCTGACAACATCCCAGGCTGTGTCCTGAGGGACTGTTCTGACGAGATTACAGATGTCCTCACGGGCATCGTCAGCCTCTCCCTGAGCCTCCCGGTTCCAAAGAAGTCATCCCCCTCTTGCTACAACGATTACCCCCCAATCGCTCACACCCTTATTCTTATGAAGTGCTTTGAGCAGCTAGTCCTGCAGCACATCAAGTCTGCACTCCCAGCCACTCTGGATCCCTACCAGTTTTCATATCGGTCCAGCCGCTCGATTGATGATGCCATCTCTACAGCCCTCCACTCAGCGCTCACCCACCTGGAAACCAAAGACTCACATGTCAGATTGCTGTTCATCGACTTGAGCTCAGCATTCAACACCATCATTCATCAGCAGCTCATCTACAAGCTGGACCAAATAGGACTCAACATCTCCCTCTGCAACTGGCTGCTGGACTTTCTGAAAGGGAGACCACAGGCAGTTCGAGTCGGCAACAATACCTCCAGCACCATCACAATAAACACAGGTTgtagatccatagaaaaatggaatggaccatTCCATGGAATGGACCAGTtaggcggagcttctgtcgtcacacaatGAAATCCATTGTTTGGCGGGATGGTGTTGCAACAACAGCAAGGGTCCGAccagtgattttattttttttattttttttttatttttgactcaagatccaagctgcaagttttgtcctttttttggcTGTACAGTATTCTTCTTCGCCTTCCATAGTCTTCttgcaaaatatattaaattctTTGCATTCAGTCAGGCACCGgagaatacagaaaaaaatcagagattcGATTTTCCGGCCATATCTTCCAGCCCTAATTGCGGggtatttttagaacataactccTGCAACAACTGTAATTCTCTTGTCGTCCATTTACACTGGCCTGCTTAATTCACACAAGGGTTCATTTATTCTGATGATCcacttttgtttgtgtgaatgctcaACTGAACTCTGGTATTCATTAGACAAATATACCCATAAGAGCTAGGACCTTGATTCACTTGCTAATGTATTTAGGTGCTGTGCTGTTCATTTTAGTGTGAATCAGTTGACCCTCCCAATGAGCCGCCATTGGAGATTTTCAGGTAGTTTGACTTCCTTCAATCTTTGCTTTGACCCTAAGAGCAAATTTACACTTGTCAATTTGTTTTGCACCATGGACCTATGTCTTAGATAATGCTctttattaagaaaatgtttaaggtTACTTGAGCTCTGGCACAGATGAAACAAGTCATCTCTGGTCTGCTTAAAATGCAAACTATACAGTGGGTCAAAAAAgtattaaaggggccataccatgattttcttaagcctttcagagttaactatatccatatatatgatcatatattgcctttggaacactaaaaaacaaattatttatgaaatattagctctATTTCGTGATGCCGCTGCGTGTTGCTGCAGTAtccatgacgtcatcccagagaaatccgtgtgtctgcatttctcccacaaaaataatctaaacttcttcaaagatggatgcacatgccatatatctgcccttagtaACCCTGGCAATTGCTACACTGCAACAAACGCGGCTCTGCACGGCTGTGCCAGACCGGGGGTGAGGGGTGGGGTGCCTTAAAGAAGCTAAAGAATCTAAAGTaacgaacacctgtttgagctggaatttattgaagacaggacacaactggaagatatacggtgttcagcatctaaaatgaacgtttttttgctcatcatcactagctcagtggagaaattgagtgttatgttagactggggacggagctgtcagagcagactcttcctggagggagcggtTGGAATCgtgcttacgtcagcacgtttccacccgctcgtttttgtaggtatgggaggggcttctacagacagcacaggtttttagaggattactcttaaatcgATGAACGCATCGAAATggcactttggggttctttatagtgaggaataaacagtaaaatgcacttaaaacctcaaaaagtataattttcatggtaggggcCCTTTAaatcagccaccaattgtggaAGTTCTCTCACTACCTGTAATTTTCATCGTAGGtaaacctcaactatgagagacaaaacgagaaaaaataatccagaaaatcacattggcagatttttaaagaatttatttgtaaatcatGGTGGAGAATAACAAAAGTTAATCTCAACACTTTGTTATAAACAgtagtcaaatgttttctgcaagtcttcacaaggttttcagaaactgttgctggtattttggtccattcctccatgcagatctcctctagagcagtgatgttttggggctgttgctggtCAACACAGTCTTTCAACTCCCCCCacagattttctatggggttgagatctggagactggctaggaCACTGCAGGACTTTAAATTGCTTCTAAAGGTTCactcacaccgaacgcgattcatGAGACAAATTCACGTGCCCGGTCCCTTTTTCATCGTGCtcgtcgcctgtcaaaaaatgtgttcctgagcttgacgccGCAGCCGCATGTGGGGGGAGTTAATATTTTTAGGATGATCGCTAAAAAGAGCTGTGTCTGTgaatatctcacttagaatgtatggaagacagaatatattgagaaataatatttatttattgtgaaaagttaTACAAAACAtaagtaatcatgtctccatgtttgggtttatatgattattattaaaagattttctcgatacagggggctgtgtctgtatgacagccgattctgctgtgtttctgagtcTCTGTGGCTGAGTTTGAAAGCTCACTGTCTCGTACTAACCcgagggggaaaaataaaaaattaggagacctttttccttgaTGTCTCGATGAGGCCCGAGCCAGCAGACTTGGACCCCTTCAGCAGCTCTCTATCTCCTGGGATATTAAGCGAGTGAGCTCCACTGCAGGAGTGAAAACCGgcaatctgtccagagtgtgACCCGCCTTCGCCCCAAAGTACCCCAATGAGCTCTGTATGCCTGAAATAtatgaaagttcaggacaaaagcGCTTggtttggattaatattctacctgctgatcgagtcatGTAAAATGTCTTGTGCCCATAGCTGAGTTCCTCATTGGCAGATGAAACGCGGGGACCTGTCacacttcagatatttaaacatTGAAACCAAACCATTGAGATAAAGAATTCTTGCTTGCTGTTGGTGACCAAAACTTTTtcaccataatttgcaaataaattctggatttttttttctcattttgtctcccatagttgaggtatacctgtgatgaaaattacaggctgCTCTCATATTTTTTAGTGGGTGAACTTACACAATTAGTAACTggttaaatactttttttttgccccactgtacaagaagtttaatttgatttgacttgACAAAATACGCTTGTTCACACAGTGATCATTGTAAACAGAGTCCCGTGTGCTTCATTcgagtgtgaatgctgtttttttcttggacCTCTCTCGATGTCCTTGTCAGAGTTTATTGCCACCCCCAAATGAGACCATTCTTGTTCTGTTTTAGAgcattaaattatttcaaatgaaGGTATAACATTGTCCTATCCATGACCAAAGCACAATGAACAGTACAAGCCCTGTGTGAAAGGAACTCAATAGTCAGAGTGCTAGAGGACTAGCCGGTTTACTTTTTAGTGCTTCCTTCCATGTCAGAAATTGTTTTAGACAAAACTGCATTATTTTTCTAGTAGACTAGGTTTCTTGTTTAATGgctgttttgctttttagagGTCTCTCTGTGAAACCAACCAAACCAAATTGTTGGTGTGAATATAAAAAGCCTTCCTCCCCCATCTGGACCAGCTCCATGGGATTTTCCTAAAACTGTATAGAATGTATCGGCATTACCAGACCACCacatatcttttttttgcacttaattgttctacatttttcttttatttctgacaAAGGTCTGTTTCTTGTGCAGCCAATTTGCGTGAAACAAAGAAGTTTAAATTTTATCATTTGCTTTGGAACTCTGTTGTTTTGATCAGTTTTATGATTAAAGGATGTTTCAGAAAGCTTTACTTGTCTTTTTCAGGTGATTGCAATGGAGATGTCATGTCAGTCCAGTGTTGATGAAGATGACAAAGATGCAGATTCTGAAATCAGTGCTTTCACGCCATTGCAAGAGCCAGAGAGAATGGCACACCAATCATCTTGCACTGATTTATTAAACAAGCCTGCAACGCATCACAAAAGTGGCCTTGATGTTCTATCAAACGTGGAAGTGTTGTCTTCTGATGACCTGGGAAATGGACCTTCTATGCATCAGGCCTCAGAAGCCATCGAACACAACTGCATATCTATTGAGAAAGACGAGGAAAAAAGTATCACCACACTAAAAACTGTGCAGGAAATAGACACAGCAGGAATTTGGAACTTTGATGCAGATTCTCCAGATGACTCGTTGGACGATTTTGGCAGTGTTAGTGCCCTTAATTGGGCCCCTCACAAAGAATATATGCAGTTTCTGTGGGAGAATCATAGCGATTCCCCTGAAGAGGAAACTAAAGACCAAATCAGTCCAACAGACAGACAAAGAAGGAAACGGAAAATGGACATGGTGGTTATGGTGGATCCATCAGAAGACTTGTACCCTGATATGGGCTCCAAGTCATTTGACGAATCATCTGATATTGATGGTCAAGTTGATACAAGTCCTGTCAGAATGTCACCAAAGCTTTTCAAACCTCCCTCATCACCAACAGGAAAGCTGTCCAAGTATCCCAATGGATCTGCAACTGCCATTAAAGAAATGCTTCACAAAGCACCTGTGAGAATTTCACATGAGAACAGTTTAAATTATAGGCTTTCTCAAATTAAGGAGAAACCTCCATCTTACCCTTGTTCAAAGTGTGACCTTGTGTTCACGAAACAGGAACACTTGCAGCGCCATTTGAAATCTCACATCGACTCTCCTGGTATTTCACAAAAGCCTTATACCTGTGCAGAATGTGGGCAGTCTTTCAAACAAAGCACTGCGCTTGCTGATCACATATCAACCCATCAGGTAAAGAAAACGAGACGCACAGAAGACATCAAAggcaataagaaaaaatataataaaaagctATTCTGTCCTCAGTGTCCATTCGTAACAAATTTCCCAAACACATTCGTCCAACACGCAAAAACACACGAAAAGGAAAAGAGGAATTTTGGATGTGACAGATGTAGCTTCAAGACATTAAGTCACACTGAACTCAGAAAACACGAGTGTATGAAGCATACTATCGTTACAGGTAAAAAGCAACTCCAGAGCAAAGATTCTAAAAGCTTCCCCTGTACCCTTTGTTCCTATAAAGCTTTTGCTGAACATGTTTTTCATAACCACCTAGTTCTACGTCATCAGATGACTTTGAAGGAGTACATGGAAGCACAGAACAACGGCAAGGACACACAATCTCAGGGCCACAAGGTCACATCCCATAGGGTTTCTACTGCACAAAAAGAGTTTACATCAAATgtcacaaaacaaaatcaaaacttcTCTAAAGGAACTCCTGACGAGTCCACTGACATTTCAGACCTGTTTAGCAGCAAGCTTCAGAAAGGTCCAAAGACTCTGTCAACAGAATCAAAACTtgatagatccattaatgtgcTCTTGTCTCGGCAAAGCCAGGGAAAAACATCTCCAGATAAGAAAGAAAGCAATAACTGCAGTGCAAAAGCTCAGGATTCCACAATTGACAATTTTGATGATTATGATTCTCTTGAAATGCTGTCTAGCAAAGTGGGAGATTCTCCGATGTCTGAAAACGGGCTCAAGCTTAATATTGAAAATTCATATAAGAAGTCACAGTCAAAACGAAAGATGTCCACCCCGTATCGCAACACCTCTGATCAAGACTCATGCTTCATCTTACCAAAACATTTGCCAagtcacaaaaaagtaaatctaGAGGAAGAGTTCTCTGACTGTGAGGACAAAGACTTTCTTCAGATCAATGAGTCGAATGACAGTAGTACTCTTTTTGAAAGTAGtcttgaaaaagaaagaaaaagcatattttatacTTATAGTAGGAGGATGTCCATGAGAGGCGCTCTACAGGCATCCAAACGGTTGTTTGACAAGATAAAgacagaagatgaagaacaaaGCATCCCAGATATCAAAGAAGAATGTATTGAAACGGAAGTTTTTCAAGAGACCTTTGAGTCCCACCAAATACCATTGGGGGAATCCCTTGATGATGATTTGTCCGAATTAGAATCTGGCCAGAAGAATTGTCCATATTGTCCAGCTATGTTTGAGTCTGGTGTTGGACTTTCCAATCATATACGAGGACACCTTCATAGGGTTGGATTAAGCTACAATGCACGCCATATTGTTTCTGCTGAGCAGGTGGCATCACAAGACAGGAAGCCGCGCATTCGAAGGAAGATTGCAGCCTTCCGGCGACTGAGAAAAGGTACTCATTACACACtaatacacaaaacaaaaatctgaatgCAGAGAGTAACATGATTggataaaacatgaacaaagtGAAACAACATTGTGGATTGCACAAAGGAAATCGGATGTGTAACTGAAAATCATTTACTTTAGTGTGCCAAAAGTGTTCAATAGAAGCAGCTTTAATTATTAGAAATACAAAGTTTGTGTACTCTTAATCATCTTTATTGAGAGGCAAACCAGCACACTACTTTTTAAAGATAGTACAAtaagtaaacatttgtttggTAGATAATTGTTTGTTGTATTAatgatttttcacaaaaaaacatatattgttGGAATGACTGTTCATCATTCTTAGCATTTCAAGATAGCGCCATGTTTATAATAGAGTATCCATTTGTGAAATGAGCAGCAGAGATGACCAGAGTGGAGGTTATGGGTTGCTCCTATGTACAAATTGCCTTGTCTCTTCCAGTGCCAAGCAACTTACTCTTGTTATTTACTTGTTTGGTGGTTGGTGGATTGGATGATTGAAATTATGAAAACCTTGTCCTCACACAGTGCTGTGGAATTGCCCCAAAACATTCTATCTTCAACCAGGATGTATCACAAGTCAGTTAGAATGGTTGAGATGGTCTCACCTGCAAACGATTCCCAAGCTTAATTTGACAAATCTCTGTGGGCCATTCCAACCCCTCACCCCAAAATTTTGGAGAATGTATCTGATAAACCCTGCTGTATTGGTGGATAATTGCTACTTTGTAGAATCTAGTTTGCTTCCAGGTTGTGGATTTTCACTGGTTCAAAAATCTCTTTTGGATAGTTCTTTTCATAGAGTTTCTCTCCGATTGATTTTTTGTGAGGGAGGTATTGTGTCTCATCCTATGGAGCCAGAGATTGTCGAAACTTGATTTGAAGTTGTTCTAATACCTAAAGCCAATCTGGATCTGATGTTGATTGAAGAACATGTCAGTGCTAAAGACAAGAAGTTAATATTAGTCAGAAGTTGGTTTGTGAATTACAGTAGAAATGGTCAACAAATATTGAAGATTGTGTTTGATAATAGTAAAATCTTGTCATCAACAAAATCTCAGACTCAGGAGGAAGAGTGGCAGCCATAGAAAACTGGACCAGATCCTCACTAGAGGCTTTGAACGATCTTTGAAACAGATCCATAACTGTATTTTAGAGTTAAAGGTTTTCAACCTTGTCATGTTTGTGGTGGTTTGAGTTTGACCAGGCCATAAACTCCAGGTTGATGTTGTCTCTTGTTCAAAGGCAGTGGAAGGACTACATATTACCTTTTGCATTAGCAGTAATGTTGTCTTTGTACCAGTCCATTGTGGTAAATAGTTTTTAGCCAGAAGTGAGTCTCTAAATTTAGAAATCTACTGATATAAGCTCTGGGTAGGCAAAACACAAGAGGTGGCTTGGGTCTTCCACGGAAAATTTTGAGCAGCCTGAACCTCCAGAGAAGCTCTGTGATGAACAAGTAGTCCTTCATAACAGAAGGTGGTTTGAATATCTTCCAAGAATGCTACTTGGATGTCTTCCTAGTCTAGCATTTGGTACAAGCAGGAGGAGCCtttgttttgatcaaatgaaGAACTTTATTGTTTGAAGAATATACTAATGTTACTTTTAGGAAATGGGATGGATTTGCTGAGTCTCACAGCATACCATGTATGACTACAACTGCAATGATAGCTAATGCAGTTGTAGTGACGATTGCTACTATATGTAATTATTGTGTGAGCTTATCCAGCTTCATTATGTCTTCAAGAACAAAATGGAAGACGTGAAGTTGAAGTGTCATACCATTGAATGTATTTGAGAACTTGACTGAGTGTCCATGCCCGCAGGCTCCAAGAAGACAAAACCCCAAGCTCACTCCTGAATAGTGAGACtgattgccatagaaatgttgactcaaactgaccgatcactgcttactaacagCGTATGGTTTCGACATGGCAGCgtccattttctaaaaaatgggTACTGAATGACTTCGTTTCAATGGAGCCAGAAGGAAGCCATTTTctgtggatgacatcacactcactcggtccagctctcagatacagtcaatgggtcaCACCatggttgtgtgtttttgacacGTTTTTGATgtgttatatttttacattggtTTTTGGTCATGCAtattattctaaaatgtttttttttttgttcttctacCCTCCTCAGCAATACAGCTGGAGTCAGATTCTGAGACTGTGAAGGGTGTTCATGCTTGCCCATTATGTGGGGATTCCTTTGACAACAGAACTGGGCAATCCAACCACATAAGAGGCCATCTGAAGAAGCTTGGCAGAACCTTTTCCACAAAGAGCAAGTCCCCAATAATTTTACTCCGAGAGCTGATGCGTGACAAGAAGGAGTGCCAACGAGCTCTTCAGATTTTAGGAAAAAGACGGAACCATTTCCACTATGGTGCTTCACCAAAGCTGCACACTGCTAATCGTTTCACATCTTCTTTGACGGAATTCCCAAAAAACAATTCTTTTGCAAGGGTTTGCAGTGAGACCAAACCCCTgacagcttcattttctttcgATGAAAGTGAGGCTGAAAATGGGCACCGGGAGACCGATTTGGAGGTCAAAAATTCCCTCTCAGGCACCACTGATTTGATAGGAATTCTGAAGAGGAGGAAGTGCCAGGAAGAAGCCAGAGTCAAGGCATCCTCTCAAGTGTCTAGACACGTGTTAAAAGTTTCCTCAAACAGCGAGCTCAGTTCAGGATCAAGAGTTCCATCACTGCCAACCTCAGGATCTGGTAAGTACCGACCTTTAGGAAAACTGTAACTCCCTTTAATTTaccaaaactttggtaaaaagtttgatcttttatgagttaaaagcacataatatcttgtgctgcacaatattggttactagctgtccagaacTGCACTgacatgatcctgtttggcacagaacagcttttattttgacaagaaGTTATTTGAGTTTCTTTCAAAcgtaaaaaactaataaaataaaggttgccgacccctgttcTATACCTTAGATCCACTGTTCTTAAGATAACTCAGTTCAGTGTGTTTCTAAAGCATCAATGGAAAATCAAAAGCAAGAAACATCATCAAACAAACCTAGATTCATTAGAGCAATCCAGTTAAGTTCAGAAAGACCAAGTTGTTTACTGTATTTTGATAACAACTTTTATAAGTGATAATATTACCTGGCATTTAGGgccgccacgattagtcgactaatcgactattaaaatagtcaactaattaaatagtcgattagtcgttactttatattaaatagAGTCAtggtgtagtaaagttgaaagctaTAATGgccttctgctagctttttggactattttggcatttattaagaattttttaggcaatattttggctaacttgggcttttttttgctttttcagatattttttagtttagctaatatttcagttacatgcgagctcttttggttaatttaggatttttgttttagttttttaggcaaatttttgagttttactaatatttcagctgcatgctagctgttttgcttgatttaggctttttatttttcaggataatttggcatttaactattttagatgactatcaacttcagcgattttagctatcaatttcagcatcttcagctatcgtcactagcttCTTCAGCAGCCATAtgcagcttacagcattcacattagcattactgcgagcaagaacatgttaaaaagacgtattaaagcaagaatggttattctggccAATAGattgactgagtaacagctgtttattttgcaatagaagtctatgggattttgacctcTTGGATtggcgggtacttcctatttagaATTATCGCCTGCTTTTACCTTCGaacagtttttcaatttttttaagttgatatttttttaattggtcaaGCTATCTCATAGAAATgctttgtttacatgttaaaTGGTGAGGGGTGGGGCATGTGTGTCTCGTAGTTCCCTTGTGGTTCTGCAGCCACCTTAAGGGTCTTCATAAAATTGTCGTGCGGTGTCCTTAGGCACTCCAGTCATTAGTACGGTGTGAGTACTGGTTCCATAGTGACCGTGCATGTatggggtgtgcaggtgatatgCAAGTGTCCACACAGACTACACTCTGACTGTCTCGTTTCTAACAGGCTGTACACATTTATTACTCGAGAAGTGACGAATGCAATGCAGATCTGCAGCATAATTCTGACACTGAATTGAACGTAGAAATAAAGACTGTTGTCCTGATTGTTTACAGAGAAAGGTGAATTCAACAGGAAGGTGTGCATTCACTGCAATGCAACCTTCCATAGTGGAGTAAGCTTGTCCAATCACCTCCGGGCGTATGCAAAGAGACAGAGTATCGCCTTGCTTGAGGGAACAAGtaagtttaccttttttttaattttattacgATGATAGAGCCAACAGCCCCTTGACACACCATCAGAACCGTCTTACTTTTAACCGCTGAATGTGCTGATGGTGGTTCTAACACTGACCGTTCACAGCAGCACAGTCGTGTGTTTCTGCTCCAGGCTCAGGCGGTCACACTTCCTTGTTATGCTCTGctgcaaaagaaaacacaaaaaggaggCAGACATGAGCAAGCCACCGCAAAGGCGGGAAGGGTGCGCTCTTTAGGCTGACCTACAGCTGCCTGAGTGAACCAGAATGAGGAAACGCACTCAGAAACAAACATGACATTTGTTATCACAGATCGAAATTTGAATGAATGACATTGGAATGTGATTTTCAGCAATTGACTGTAAAGCCGTGAGGCAGCGCTCCAGGCCGGGCTCAAAAAAGAAGACGCCGATGTTAAACCAAACGCCAGAGGAAATGTACAGGCTCACCTGCAGGTAACTGGAAGCTCAGAAAGCTTTGCTTCTTTGTTCTCACCAAtctaaatcctgtttttgtcttcttcctgttttcccTCTGAAGGTTCTGTGACCTCGTCTTCCAGGGACCGCTGTCCGTCCAGGAGGACTGGATCAAACATTTACAGAGACACATCATGAACACTGGTGTCCCTCACACTGGGCTGGGCATGGTGGAGGTCACCCCATTGATCACAGAACCCCCACTCCTCAAGACTGATGAAGACAGCTCTCTGGCAGTCACAAATGTTGCCTCCTGAGGGCAGAGGGGATGTCTTCAGACCCGTCCCCCTGCAGCTGTAGGGCCCACGGGAACCTTTTTTAGATCACTAGAGTGTATGTGTATGTACATGTGATGTTCTTTCACCTTTTTCTTTATAATCAGTACAGTACTGGCCCGATGTACAATGTTGCTGGATATTGTACACATTTGAGCATCTGGACGGTTAAAACTTCCTCGTTTGGATATTGTTACCACTGTATGCTTTCGACTCCCTCATGGACAGTTTCCTGGCTTTATGCAGTAGTGTTGAATCCATTGCAGATGAAAGCAACCTTTACCTCAGACTCATCACGGTTGatcacttttcttttgttttcat
This genomic window contains:
- the znf644a gene encoding zinc finger protein 644a, with amino-acid sequence MEMSCQSSVDEDDKDADSEISAFTPLQEPERMAHQSSCTDLLNKPATHHKSGLDVLSNVEVLSSDDLGNGPSMHQASEAIEHNCISIEKDEEKSITTLKTVQEIDTAGIWNFDADSPDDSLDDFGSVSALNWAPHKEYMQFLWENHSDSPEEETKDQISPTDRQRRKRKMDMVVMVDPSEDLYPDMGSKSFDESSDIDGQVDTSPVRMSPKLFKPPSSPTGKLSKYPNGSATAIKEMLHKAPVRISHENSLNYRLSQIKEKPPSYPCSKCDLVFTKQEHLQRHLKSHIDSPGISQKPYTCAECGQSFKQSTALADHISTHQVKKTRRTEDIKGNKKKYNKKLFCPQCPFVTNFPNTFVQHAKTHEKEKRNFGCDRCSFKTLSHTELRKHECMKHTIVTGKKQLQSKDSKSFPCTLCSYKAFAEHVFHNHLVLRHQMTLKEYMEAQNNGKDTQSQGHKVTSHRVSTAQKEFTSNVTKQNQNFSKGTPDESTDISDLFSSKLQKGPKTLSTESKLDRSINVLLSRQSQGKTSPDKKESNNCSAKAQDSTIDNFDDYDSLEMLSSKVGDSPMSENGLKLNIENSYKKSQSKRKMSTPYRNTSDQDSCFILPKHLPSHKKVNLEEEFSDCEDKDFLQINESNDSSTLFESSLEKERKSIFYTYSRRMSMRGALQASKRLFDKIKTEDEEQSIPDIKEECIETEVFQETFESHQIPLGESLDDDLSELESGQKNCPYCPAMFESGVGLSNHIRGHLHRVGLSYNARHIVSAEQVASQDRKPRIRRKIAAFRRLRKAIQLESDSETVKGVHACPLCGDSFDNRTGQSNHIRGHLKKLGRTFSTKSKSPIILLRELMRDKKECQRALQILGKRRNHFHYGASPKLHTANRFTSSLTEFPKNNSFARVCSETKPLTASFSFDESEAENGHRETDLEVKNSLSGTTDLIGILKRRKCQEEARVKASSQVSRHVLKVSSNSELSSGSRVPSLPTSGSEKGEFNRKVCIHCNATFHSGVSLSNHLRAYAKRQSIALLEGTTIDCKAVRQRSRPGSKKKTPMLNQTPEEMYRLTCRFCDLVFQGPLSVQEDWIKHLQRHIMNTGVPHTGLGMVEVTPLITEPPLLKTDEDSSLAVTNVAS